GTCGCCGGTATTGGTTACTGTACAAGTATTAATCAAGTATACATCCGCTGTCTGTTCATCAAAGTCCACTTGATCGTAACCTTCGTTTTTGAACAATTGCCAAATCGCCTCTGTATCATAGAAATTAACTTTGCAGCCTAAGGTGTAAAACGCCACGGATGGCATAATTACATTCCTCCCATTTCTCCGGATTCATATAGCACGCAAGTTAGTGCTGCCATTCCAGCTGTCTCAGCACGCAAAATGCGTTTGCCCAGTCCAACAGATACAGCACCTGCCTGATCAGCCTCTGCCGTCTCCTTCTCAGAAAATCCACCTTCCGGTCCAACCACGATCAAAACTTCTGCACTTGCATCAGGTGCAAGCTGCTCTACAAACGGCTTCAGTACATCTCTCAGCTGTTTACCGTTTTCTTTCTCATAACAATAACATACCAGGCTATAGCCCTCAAAAGAAGATAACAGCCCTTTCCAGGAAAGCGGCTGCTCAACAGTTGGAATGCGATTCCGGTGACTCTGTTCGGCAGCTTCCTTGGCAATTTTCCGCCACCGCTCCAACCGTTTGCCTTCTTTCTTGGCATCATATTGCACAATCGTACGTTCTGATAGGAAGGGTACAAATGATACCGCCCCAATCTCAGTACATCTCTGGATGACTGTTTCCATCTTGTCACCCTTGGGCAAACTCTGTGCCACGGTTACACGAATCCTTGCTTCATGGTCCATCTCGAGAGGTTCTACAATATTGGCTGTAACTTGGCCAACTTCAATACTCTCAATTTTCACGAGTGCTTCTCTGGAGTTTCCGTCACTGACAATCAGTTTATCTCCAGGTTTACCACGCATGACCTTGCCAATATGGCGTGCATCATCACCTGTGATGATCACAGCGTGTTCATTAAACTGTTCTGCAGATACAAAATATCGCTGCATTAGTCAATCCACCCATTCTGTCCTGTTATGACTGGAATTCACCCCGCCTGATGACAGGCGTGAATCCAATCGCCACAGATGATCATACAACTTTTACGTGTTTCTGACCAGTATATCAGCCAAAACACGATGCGCTTTTAGCGATATAATTCAATAACCAGCTTGGCCAGATCCACATACATCGTTTGTGCAAACTCATACAAAGGTTGAATCGTCACATTTTGCAACGGAGGTATAACAAGAATCAATAGGAAGATAAAAATGGACCATTGCTCCACCCCTTGTAGCTTGCGGCTGATTGAAGGTGGCACTACATCTTCCAGAATCCGATAACCATCCAGTGGTGGCAACGGAATTAAGTTAAACAGGAACAGGAAAAAGTTGGTTAAGTTAAAGATAGCGAAGAACGTTGTGATTGCTGTCAGCAACCGCTCATTATCAATACCGCCGAGTGCTCCCGAACCAACCAGTGAAGCATAGATGATTGTACCGATGATCGCGAGCAACAGATTGCTCAGAGGCCCTGCTGCGGATACGATGATGCCCATCAATCTAGGTTTGTCGAAGTTAGCACGATTAACCGGAACTGGACGTGCCCAACCAAAGCCGGCAATAATGAGCAACAGCACACCAAACAAGTCAAAGTGTACAACCGGATTCAGCGTGACCCGACCCAACAGCTTGGCTGTCGGATCACCGAATTTGTTGGCAAAATACGCATGCGAGAATTCATGCACCGTAAATGCGATCAGGATGGTCAGCAGGAAAAACGGAAGCTGATCGATCGGATAACGAAAGAACGAATTCCAAAAGTCCATACGTTACCCCTTTCTGGCTACAAACGCCAGCCAATCCTCATCACGGTGGATCGCACTCACTTCAAACCCGGAGGCTACCAGTGCATCATGTACAACCTGCTCTTTGTTCTTCCAAATGCCTGATACAATATAGGTCCCACCAGACTCAAGTGCATTATAGACATCGTCTACGAACAACAAAATGATCTCAGCCAGAATGTTCGCCACGACAACCTTAACCGGCAGTTGTACACCAAGTGCAGGGTCCTGACTCCCAAGGACGGACAACAGATCACTCTCTTTAACCGTAATTTGTTGTTCCAGCCCATTCAGTTCCACATTCTCCCTGGCACTGATTACCGCAACTGGGTCAAGGTCAAGCGCCAGTACATGTTTTGCCCCAAGTTTTATCGCTCCAATAGCCAAAATACCAGAACCTGTACCTACGTCAATGACTTCCTCGCCGCCCTGAATAACCGTTTCCAGTGTACGTAAGCAGAGGGAGGTCGTTGGATGTGTTCCTGTACCAAAAGCCATGCCTGGGTCAAGCTCAATAATTTTCTCATTCGGACTTTCTGGCGTATACTCTTCCCACGTTGGTTTAATCGTCAGACGTTCCGATACACGTACTGGCTTGAAATATTGCTTCCAGGCTGTTGCCCAGTCATCTTCATCCACTGTACGCGTCTCATAACGAACCTCACCTGTATCAATTCCGAAATCGCTGAGTTCCTCGATTCTCGGATGAACTTCGGATTGTAATACAACCATATCCGTACCTTCAGAGAAGTACCCTTTGATGACTGCAAAGCCTTCCGGAATATCATTCAAAGGAACGTCGTATAACTCACCATATGTCGTGTCCCGTTTTTTATTTAAAGTACCGGACTCTTCAATCGAAACCCCTCCAGCACCCGCTTCATGTAAAAAATTCGAAATCATCTCCACAGCTTCTTCTGTGGTATGTATTGTTAGTTCATGCCATAACATACTTGGTTTTTCCTCCTCATTATTCAAACATCCCAACTATTGTACTACACAAGCTAGCCGGAGCACAAAGCCGACCACTAAAAGAAAAGCAAAACAGGATATCCGCAGCCTGACTGCTCGAATATCCTGTCATCTATTCATACATATCTGTTTCATTTACTTCAGCATTTTGCATAATTTGCATCTCAGTTAGCAAAAACGCCCACCATTCTGCGTGATCATCTCTGCGGCTTGCGGGAGCGAATCGTTGGATACGGACACGGTCAGCAAAATTTCTTGTTTTAGCCTGTTGGCCGAGTCCTCTTTGGGTGTATCATACACCTGACCATTGGACAACATTTCCGTTTCATCACTAATCAGGGCAAGTACATTCAGTTCGCCACTAAATCCTCCAACGACGGCCGTAGGAGAATTATCGGAGCCCTTAACATCGTTCGAGTCCAATGCAGACGCTTCATTGCCAAGGCTCTCAATACTCAATTGGTTCGGGTGCAGCAATTCCAGGGCTCTGCGTGCAGACTCGGCCTCAGTCCAGCTTGTAAAAACAGCTTCGAGGGTCACTGCCGAGCGATCTTCAGTCATGAAGCTCCCGTCCCTGTCGTCGATCAGCCGCTTCACTGCGGCGTAGTGCTTCAATATCTTCATGATCCGCAGCTTCAGCGCTGAATTCCACGTCCTCATTTTTTGCGGATTGCATACGTTTCATCTTTTCCGTTTTCGTTAAAAT
This Paenibacillus xylanexedens DNA region includes the following protein-coding sequences:
- a CDS encoding YfhD family protein, translating into MAEHERPGKILTKTEKMKRMQSAKNEDVEFSAEAADHEDIEALRRSEAADRRQGRELHD
- a CDS encoding RsmE family RNA methyltransferase, producing MQRYFVSAEQFNEHAVIITGDDARHIGKVMRGKPGDKLIVSDGNSREALVKIESIEVGQVTANIVEPLEMDHEARIRVTVAQSLPKGDKMETVIQRCTEIGAVSFVPFLSERTIVQYDAKKEGKRLERWRKIAKEAAEQSHRNRIPTVEQPLSWKGLLSSFEGYSLVCYCYEKENGKQLRDVLKPFVEQLAPDASAEVLIVVGPEGGFSEKETAEADQAGAVSVGLGKRILRAETAGMAALTCVLYESGEMGGM
- a CDS encoding site-2 protease family protein → MDFWNSFFRYPIDQLPFFLLTILIAFTVHEFSHAYFANKFGDPTAKLLGRVTLNPVVHFDLFGVLLLIIAGFGWARPVPVNRANFDKPRLMGIIVSAAGPLSNLLLAIIGTIIYASLVGSGALGGIDNERLLTAITTFFAIFNLTNFFLFLFNLIPLPPLDGYRILEDVVPPSISRKLQGVEQWSIFIFLLILVIPPLQNVTIQPLYEFAQTMYVDLAKLVIELYR
- the prmA gene encoding 50S ribosomal protein L11 methyltransferase; this encodes MLWHELTIHTTEEAVEMISNFLHEAGAGGVSIEESGTLNKKRDTTYGELYDVPLNDIPEGFAVIKGYFSEGTDMVVLQSEVHPRIEELSDFGIDTGEVRYETRTVDEDDWATAWKQYFKPVRVSERLTIKPTWEEYTPESPNEKIIELDPGMAFGTGTHPTTSLCLRTLETVIQGGEEVIDVGTGSGILAIGAIKLGAKHVLALDLDPVAVISARENVELNGLEQQITVKESDLLSVLGSQDPALGVQLPVKVVVANILAEIILLFVDDVYNALESGGTYIVSGIWKNKEQVVHDALVASGFEVSAIHRDEDWLAFVARKG